Proteins encoded in a region of the Gemmatimonadaceae bacterium genome:
- a CDS encoding nucleotide pyrophosphohydrolase gives MADRLAEIVTRLREFVAERDWAQFHDPKNLAMAVASEAGELLAEYRWVSSTEADAWSKDPANRNRVAMEAADVGIALLLLCDRIGVDLPNAIGQKIELNAQNYPVNASRGRALRPEL, from the coding sequence ATGGCCGATCGACTCGCTGAAATAGTCACACGCCTCCGCGAGTTTGTCGCCGAGCGTGACTGGGCGCAGTTTCATGACCCCAAGAACCTCGCGATGGCGGTTGCGAGCGAGGCGGGGGAACTGCTAGCGGAGTATCGGTGGGTCTCAAGCACCGAAGCAGATGCCTGGTCCAAAGATCCGGCTAACCGGAATCGCGTCGCGATGGAGGCGGCGGACGTCGGAATAGCGTTGTTACTGCTTTGTGATCGCATCGGCGTTGATCTGCCGAACGCGATTGGCCAGAAGATCGAGCTCAACGCGCAGAACTATCCCGTAAATGCCTCTCGGGGCCGCGCTCTAAGGCCGGAGCTCTAG
- the recQ gene encoding DNA helicase RecQ has translation MPTPALTVLTTVFGYPSFRGNQAEVIEHVAAGGDALVLMPTGSGKSLCYQIPALMRPGVCVVVSPLIALMHDQVAALGELGVRAAYLNSTLSATEAAAVERQVRAGELDLVYVAPERLLTDRCLQLLESSTLALFAIDEAHCVSQWGHDFRPEYIQLSVLHERFPAIPRIALTATADRQTRAEIIDKLQLGNARVFSASVDRPNIRYRVVEKLNARKQLLDFIRAEHAGESGIVYCLSRKKSKETAAFLDDHGITALAYHAGMSTAARTRAQQRFQREDGVVVVATIAFGMGIDKPDVRFVAHLDLPKSIEGYYQETGRAGRDGLPANAWMTYGLQDVVQLRQMIDGSEADEAYKKVQVAKLDAMLGFCETSECRRMRLLAYFGESGAPCGNCDTCLTPPVTVDGTIPMQQLLSCIYRVGQRFGAMHVMDVLMGHDTDKILHWRHHDLSTFGIGKDRSAPEWRAIIRQAIALGLIVVDHANYSALKLTAAARPVLKGEQRVPLREYRKAEKVKKAKPTSTFVADLPAEALPVFERLREWRRATAAEHGVPAYVIFHDATLHEIALVRPGTLAELGRISGVGAKKLEAYGAEIVGMVG, from the coding sequence ATGCCCACCCCCGCCCTCACCGTCCTAACCACCGTCTTCGGCTACCCCTCCTTCCGCGGTAATCAGGCGGAGGTGATCGAGCACGTCGCCGCCGGCGGCGATGCCCTGGTGCTGATGCCCACGGGGAGTGGCAAGTCGCTCTGCTACCAGATCCCGGCCCTCATGCGCCCGGGCGTCTGTGTCGTGGTCTCGCCCCTCATCGCCCTCATGCACGACCAGGTGGCTGCGCTAGGCGAACTGGGTGTCCGTGCCGCCTATCTCAACTCGACGCTCAGCGCCACCGAGGCCGCCGCCGTCGAACGTCAGGTCCGCGCCGGCGAGCTCGACCTCGTCTACGTTGCCCCCGAACGCCTGCTCACCGATCGCTGCCTGCAGCTGCTCGAGTCGTCCACGCTCGCGCTCTTCGCCATCGATGAAGCCCACTGCGTCTCGCAGTGGGGGCACGACTTCCGTCCAGAGTACATCCAGCTCTCGGTCCTGCACGAGCGCTTCCCCGCCATCCCGCGCATCGCGCTCACCGCCACGGCCGACCGCCAGACGCGCGCCGAGATCATCGACAAGCTCCAGCTCGGCAACGCCCGCGTCTTCTCGGCCAGCGTCGACCGTCCCAACATCCGCTACCGCGTCGTCGAAAAGCTCAACGCCCGCAAACAGCTCCTCGACTTCATCCGCGCCGAGCACGCGGGCGAGTCGGGTATCGTCTACTGCCTCTCGCGCAAGAAGAGCAAGGAGACTGCCGCCTTCCTCGACGACCACGGCATCACCGCGCTCGCCTATCACGCCGGCATGAGCACCGCCGCGCGCACGCGCGCGCAGCAGCGCTTCCAGCGCGAGGACGGCGTGGTGGTGGTGGCCACCATCGCCTTCGGCATGGGCATCGACAAACCCGACGTGCGCTTCGTCGCGCACCTCGATCTCCCCAAGAGCATCGAGGGGTACTATCAGGAGACCGGACGCGCCGGGCGCGACGGGCTCCCCGCCAACGCCTGGATGACCTACGGCCTGCAGGACGTGGTGCAGCTGCGCCAGATGATTGACGGCTCCGAGGCCGACGAGGCGTACAAGAAGGTGCAGGTGGCCAAGCTCGACGCGATGCTCGGCTTCTGCGAGACCTCCGAGTGCCGACGCATGCGCCTGCTCGCCTACTTCGGCGAGAGCGGCGCCCCCTGCGGCAACTGCGACACCTGCCTCACCCCGCCCGTCACCGTGGACGGCACCATCCCCATGCAGCAGCTGCTCAGCTGCATCTACAGGGTAGGGCAGCGCTTCGGCGCCATGCACGTGATGGACGTGCTGATGGGGCACGACACGGACAAGATCCTGCATTGGCGGCACCACGACCTCAGCACCTTCGGCATCGGCAAGGATCGCTCGGCCCCCGAATGGCGCGCGATCATCCGCCAGGCTATCGCACTCGGGCTGATCGTGGTGGACCACGCCAACTACAGCGCGCTCAAGCTCACCGCCGCCGCGCGCCCCGTGCTCAAGGGCGAGCAGCGCGTGCCGCTGCGCGAGTATCGCAAGGCCGAGAAGGTGAAGAAGGCCAAGCCCACGTCAACGTTCGTGGCCGATTTGCCCGCCGAGGCGCTCCCCGTGTTCGAACGCCTGCGCGAGTGGCGGCGTGCCACCGCGGCCGAGCATGGCGTGCCTGCGTATGTGATCTTCCACGACGCCACGCTGCACGAGATTGCGCTCGTTCGCCCCGGCACGCTCGCCGAGCTCGGGCGCATCAGCGGCGTGGGGGCCAAGAAGCTCGAGGCGTACGGGGCGGAGATTGTGGGGATGGTGGGGTAA
- a CDS encoding type II toxin-antitoxin system RelE/ParE family toxin, which produces MRVFKTAWFARAAKRARIADADLCRAVREARRGRANDLGGGVLKKRLNRNLHRSILLAKGGQLWLYVHLFAKQDKASVTPAELAAFRKLAAIYAALNAKQLTELLLTGHLKEICREQE; this is translated from the coding sequence ATGCGGGTGTTCAAGACGGCCTGGTTCGCTCGCGCAGCAAAGCGGGCGCGGATAGCCGACGCTGACCTGTGCCGCGCTGTGCGCGAGGCACGTCGGGGGCGGGCGAACGATCTTGGCGGAGGCGTTCTCAAGAAGCGCCTGAACCGGAACCTTCACCGGAGCATCCTCCTGGCGAAGGGTGGGCAGCTGTGGCTCTACGTTCACCTTTTCGCCAAGCAGGACAAGGCCAGCGTCACCCCGGCGGAACTCGCGGCGTTTCGCAAACTGGCAGCGATCTACGCCGCCCTGAATGCCAAGCAGCTGACCGAACTGTTGCTGACTGGCCACCTGAAGGAGATCTGCCGTGAGCAAGAGTAA
- a CDS encoding DNA-binding transcriptional regulator, whose amino-acid sequence MSKSKFRSPAFKSIHASASALLKVGAISKATMREFDESCLTAPPTLAPRQIKQLRESHHVSQPVFARYLNTSESTVEKWETGAKRPSGIALKMLAVVQKHGLRILG is encoded by the coding sequence GTGAGCAAGAGTAAGTTCAGAAGCCCAGCCTTCAAGTCGATCCACGCGTCGGCATCGGCACTGCTGAAGGTTGGGGCCATCAGCAAGGCGACGATGCGCGAATTCGATGAATCGTGCCTCACCGCGCCTCCAACGCTCGCGCCGCGTCAGATCAAGCAGCTCCGCGAAAGCCACCATGTGAGCCAGCCGGTCTTCGCGCGGTACCTCAACACGAGCGAGAGCACGGTGGAGAAGTGGGAAACCGGCGCGAAGCGGCCGAGCGGGATCGCGCTCAAGATGCTCGCGGTGGTGCAGAAGCACGGGTTGCGGATTCTGGGATAA
- a CDS encoding helix-turn-helix domain-containing protein — MRKELFDELLESVTEAKAIARGKKAPSRAFGAAEVLDGRHPDVAALRRHFKLSQSKFAALLGISVDTLQNWEQKRRRPEGPAKVLLRIAATHPEALLDGAAARAS; from the coding sequence ATGCGGAAGGAACTGTTCGACGAACTCCTCGAGAGCGTCACCGAAGCCAAGGCAATTGCCCGCGGAAAGAAGGCGCCGTCACGCGCGTTCGGTGCCGCCGAAGTGCTCGATGGCCGGCACCCTGATGTCGCTGCGCTCCGCAGGCACTTCAAGTTGAGCCAGTCCAAATTCGCCGCGCTGCTCGGCATCAGCGTTGACACGCTGCAGAACTGGGAGCAGAAGCGTCGTCGGCCTGAGGGGCCAGCGAAGGTCCTTCTTCGCATCGCGGCCACGCATCCGGAGGCGCTATTGGACGGGGCCGCCGCCAGGGCGTCGTAA
- a CDS encoding HigA family addiction module antitoxin — MSIPVTGRPQYRVAHPGEHLREDYLPDYGYTVTSLAAALGVSRQSINELINERRGVSADMALRLGRLFNQSPESWLDLQRDVDLWDARQAIKDDLARIKPLPVQPIPTEAEFRRTNSSRVSENTPRRKATKRNAKTKR; from the coding sequence ATGAGCATTCCGGTGACCGGCCGTCCCCAGTACCGTGTGGCGCATCCCGGGGAGCACCTACGAGAGGACTACCTACCCGACTACGGGTACACGGTGACATCCCTGGCAGCCGCCCTCGGCGTCTCCCGGCAGTCCATCAACGAGCTCATCAACGAGCGTCGTGGCGTCAGCGCGGACATGGCGCTGCGGCTTGGCCGCCTGTTCAACCAGTCGCCCGAGTCTTGGCTCGATTTGCAGCGGGATGTCGATCTCTGGGACGCGCGTCAGGCCATCAAGGACGATCTGGCCCGCATCAAGCCGCTGCCGGTACAGCCGATTCCTACAGAGGCGGAGTTCCGCCGTACCAACTCGTCGCGGGTCAGCGAGAACACGCCGCGCCGAAAGGCAACGAAGCGAAACGCTAAGACCAAGCGTTGA
- a CDS encoding type II toxin-antitoxin system RelE/ParE family toxin: MIKNFRDRRTQELFLLGCAPGVPADLAWRAAKRLERIEIARSVGELGFPQGFRLHKLQRDRAGQYSIAVNRQWRICFRFEDGDAYDVEFCDYH; this comes from the coding sequence ATGATCAAGAACTTTCGTGACAGGCGGACGCAGGAACTGTTCTTGCTTGGATGCGCGCCTGGCGTTCCGGCTGACCTGGCCTGGCGCGCGGCGAAGCGCCTCGAACGCATTGAGATCGCACGATCTGTTGGGGAACTGGGATTCCCACAGGGATTTCGGCTGCACAAGCTGCAGCGTGATCGTGCTGGTCAGTACTCCATTGCCGTGAACCGGCAGTGGCGCATCTGCTTTCGATTCGAAGACGGCGACGCATATGATGTGGAGTTCTGCGACTACCACTGA